From Gemmatimonadota bacterium, a single genomic window includes:
- a CDS encoding glycogen-binding domain-containing protein, protein MRSAPASLVVVILALAGPAPALSQSEVTIELGASQVGPPSGVDAATARFAVGGVRASTYSSNGSGLFASVLAGRSFGATSGGDFLSGTLGGTLRQDWGRGWTGGFDVRALGFEVRAPFPYRALAAEGGPTLRYRSGQVSVKVNGLAGIGTSRLQLRRRPDTPVVRTIDHDLWRVGGTTELLVGSGNTWFGLEGGAHHTSGGTYTAGGLRLILGGTQAAAELRVDVWDTPGGTETTGGLAIVIPVSGRWTLRGFLGRSEPDPMTLAEPGSGSGGLLLGRTVYRGGTTTRRASLYQIVGSTDTGARVRISVVAPATATRVEVMGDFSLWDAVPMLRDGDRWTVVLEIGNGTYHFGFLVDGEWFVPDDASDVVPDEWGRRNATLVIEGVGS, encoded by the coding sequence TCACCATCGAGCTGGGAGCCTCGCAGGTAGGACCACCGTCAGGCGTCGACGCCGCGACCGCGCGTTTCGCGGTCGGAGGTGTCCGGGCTTCAACATACTCGAGCAATGGATCGGGACTGTTTGCTTCGGTTCTGGCCGGCCGCTCGTTCGGCGCAACGAGCGGGGGAGACTTCCTCTCCGGCACATTGGGTGGAACGCTGCGGCAGGACTGGGGCCGCGGCTGGACCGGCGGCTTCGACGTGCGAGCCCTCGGATTCGAGGTGCGTGCGCCGTTCCCCTATCGGGCGCTCGCCGCCGAGGGAGGTCCGACATTGCGGTACAGATCGGGGCAAGTTTCGGTGAAGGTCAACGGCCTGGCAGGTATCGGAACGTCCCGCCTCCAGCTCCGCAGGCGCCCCGATACACCGGTGGTGCGCACGATCGACCACGACCTCTGGCGCGTGGGTGGGACCACCGAGCTCCTGGTCGGGTCCGGCAACACGTGGTTCGGTCTCGAGGGCGGCGCGCATCACACGAGCGGAGGCACGTACACGGCGGGCGGACTGAGGTTGATCCTGGGCGGGACGCAGGCCGCGGCAGAGCTGCGGGTAGACGTGTGGGACACGCCCGGTGGCACCGAGACGACCGGCGGCCTCGCCATCGTCATTCCGGTGAGCGGCAGGTGGACCTTGCGCGGCTTCCTTGGCAGGAGCGAGCCGGATCCGATGACGCTCGCCGAGCCAGGGAGCGGGAGCGGGGGCCTGCTGCTGGGGCGCACCGTGTACCGCGGCGGCACCACCACACGCCGCGCGTCTCTCTACCAGATCGTTGGCAGCACCGACACCGGCGCTCGCGTCAGGATCAGCGTCGTGGCTCCGGCGACGGCCACCCGCGTCGAAGTCATGGGCGACTTCAGCCTGTGGGACGCCGTGCCGATGCTGCGCGACGGAGACCGATGGACCGTGGTGCTCGAGATCGGCAACGGAACCTATCACTTCGGGTTCTTGGTCGACGGTGAATGGTTTGTACCGGACGACGCAAGCGATGTCGTTCCGGACGAGTGGGGCCGCCGGAACGCGACCCTGGTAATCG